The following are encoded in a window of Legionella geestiana genomic DNA:
- a CDS encoding efflux RND transporter permease subunit, whose product MLEKIIRLSLRHRWFVVLITLMLIILGVYNFQRLTIDAVPDITNVQVQINTQASGYSPFEVEQRITFPLELALSGLPNLEYTRSLSRYGLSQITVVFKDGTNIYFARQLINERLQEVRDKLPKEAETTLGPISTGLGEIFMYTVSAKPGLPEKEHPDTTELRTLQDWVIKPQLRNVEGVAEVNTVGGFEKQFHITPVPNKMIRYNLGFSDVLEAVQRNNANVGAGYIEQNGEQNLVRVPGQVQNIADIENIVVAGFEGTPVRVRDIAGVALGRELRTGAATQNGQETVLGTVFMLMGENSRTVSERVAEKLKDIQKTLPENVVLTPVYNRTLLVNATIRTVSKNLLEGALLVCVILFLFLGNVRAALLTALVIPLSMLLTITGMVSNHISANLMSLGALDFGLIVDGAVIIVENCIAHLGRAQQACRRMLNTEERLQVIADATTEVIRPSIFGVTIITLVYLPILTLTGVEGKMFLPMAQTVVMALVSSMLFALSFVPASIAICLRGKVNAHENALMQRMSRGYRRLLHAAFRARLKMIGAALILVGVSMVLAFHMGGEFIPSLDEGDIAMHAMRIPGTSLTQSIHMQNQLEARIAQFPEVKAVFAKIGTAEVATDPMPPSVADTFIMLKPRSEWPNPRKSREALVHELETAAQQIPGNNYEFTQPIQMRFNELISGVRSDFAVKIFGDNLKTLTESANAVAAVLEKIPGAADVKVEQTSGLPLLTVKINRDALARYGLRIDTVQEAIVIAMGGKKGGELFEGDRRYDIVVRLPESLRTSPDVLRQIYIPLPPGKDGERHFIPLSEVARIQRQESPNQISRESGKRRVVVSANVRGRDLSSFVYDAKEGIAAWVQIPSGYWVAFGGQFEQLESATERLSIVIPLTLFGIFILLFMHFQQVRDALLVFSGIPLALTGGVFALWMRGIPLSISAGVGFIALSGIAVLNGLVMITFINRLREVQHLPLTTAILRGSRARLRPVLMTALVASLGFVPMALATGTGSEVQRPLATVVIGGILSSTFLTLLVLPGLYYFFHLRRENVTPKKRHSVAN is encoded by the coding sequence ATGCTCGAAAAAATCATAAGGCTTTCCCTCAGGCATCGATGGTTTGTCGTGCTGATTACCCTGATGCTCATCATTCTTGGCGTCTATAATTTTCAGCGCCTTACGATTGACGCGGTACCTGATATCACCAATGTACAGGTGCAAATCAATACCCAGGCTTCCGGGTATTCGCCGTTTGAGGTGGAACAGCGCATCACCTTTCCACTTGAACTGGCACTGAGTGGCCTGCCAAACCTTGAGTATACCCGCTCGCTCTCCCGCTACGGACTGTCGCAGATTACCGTGGTCTTTAAGGATGGCACCAATATTTATTTTGCCCGCCAGCTGATTAACGAACGCCTGCAGGAAGTACGCGACAAACTGCCAAAAGAAGCGGAAACAACCCTGGGCCCCATCTCCACGGGACTTGGGGAAATCTTCATGTACACCGTAAGCGCAAAGCCTGGACTCCCCGAAAAGGAACACCCCGACACCACAGAACTGCGCACCCTGCAGGATTGGGTTATCAAGCCCCAGCTGCGAAATGTCGAGGGGGTGGCAGAAGTCAATACGGTTGGCGGCTTTGAAAAGCAGTTTCATATCACGCCCGTGCCGAACAAAATGATACGCTACAACCTCGGTTTCAGCGATGTTCTGGAGGCGGTTCAGCGTAACAATGCCAATGTGGGTGCCGGTTATATTGAGCAGAACGGTGAGCAGAACCTTGTGCGTGTTCCGGGACAGGTGCAGAACATTGCGGACATTGAAAACATCGTGGTCGCAGGGTTTGAAGGCACACCGGTTCGTGTCAGAGACATTGCCGGGGTCGCTCTCGGACGTGAACTGCGTACGGGTGCCGCCACTCAAAATGGTCAGGAAACCGTCCTCGGGACGGTGTTCATGCTGATGGGTGAAAACAGCCGCACGGTATCGGAACGGGTTGCCGAAAAACTGAAGGATATCCAAAAGACGCTGCCGGAAAATGTCGTGCTCACACCGGTTTACAACCGCACGCTGCTCGTAAATGCAACCATTCGTACGGTCAGTAAAAACCTTCTCGAAGGAGCACTTCTTGTCTGTGTCATACTCTTTCTGTTTCTTGGCAACGTGCGCGCTGCGCTGCTGACAGCCCTTGTGATTCCGCTCTCCATGCTCCTGACCATCACCGGCATGGTCAGCAACCACATCAGTGCAAACCTTATGAGCCTTGGCGCGCTTGATTTTGGACTGATTGTCGATGGCGCCGTGATTATCGTTGAAAACTGCATCGCACACCTTGGCCGTGCGCAGCAGGCCTGCCGGCGCATGCTGAACACGGAAGAACGCCTGCAGGTCATTGCAGATGCAACCACTGAGGTCATACGCCCGAGTATTTTCGGTGTCACAATAATCACGCTCGTCTACCTTCCGATTCTGACACTGACAGGCGTTGAGGGAAAAATGTTTCTACCGATGGCGCAGACCGTGGTCATGGCACTGGTGTCTTCGATGCTCTTTGCCCTGAGCTTTGTTCCGGCATCCATTGCCATCTGCCTGCGGGGAAAGGTGAATGCCCATGAAAATGCACTGATGCAGCGCATGTCAAGAGGCTATCGCCGCCTGCTGCATGCCGCTTTTCGCGCGCGTCTTAAAATGATTGGGGCGGCGCTCATTCTGGTTGGGGTGAGCATGGTGCTTGCCTTTCATATGGGGGGTGAATTTATTCCGAGCCTTGATGAAGGTGATATTGCCATGCATGCAATGCGCATTCCAGGCACCAGTCTCACGCAGTCGATTCACATGCAAAACCAGCTCGAAGCACGTATCGCGCAATTTCCTGAGGTCAAGGCCGTGTTTGCTAAAATTGGTACGGCGGAAGTGGCAACAGACCCCATGCCGCCCAGCGTTGCCGATACGTTTATCATGCTAAAGCCGCGCTCTGAATGGCCAAATCCGCGCAAGTCCCGCGAAGCGCTGGTGCATGAGCTTGAAACAGCAGCGCAGCAAATTCCGGGAAATAACTACGAATTCACGCAGCCGATTCAGATGCGCTTTAACGAACTTATTTCAGGCGTGCGGAGTGACTTTGCCGTTAAGATTTTCGGGGATAACCTGAAGACCCTCACTGAAAGCGCAAATGCCGTTGCCGCGGTACTGGAAAAAATACCGGGTGCCGCTGATGTCAAGGTCGAACAGACAAGCGGTCTTCCCCTTTTGACGGTAAAAATCAACCGGGATGCACTCGCCCGCTATGGACTGCGGATAGATACCGTGCAGGAAGCCATCGTGATAGCAATGGGAGGAAAAAAAGGCGGCGAACTCTTTGAGGGCGACCGGCGTTATGACATCGTAGTGCGTCTGCCAGAATCCCTGCGCACGAGTCCCGATGTACTGCGACAGATTTATATCCCGCTGCCGCCCGGCAAGGATGGCGAGCGCCATTTTATACCGCTCAGTGAAGTCGCACGCATTCAACGGCAGGAAAGCCCCAATCAAATCAGCCGCGAATCCGGCAAACGGCGCGTGGTGGTGAGTGCCAACGTGCGCGGGCGCGATTTAAGCTCGTTTGTGTATGACGCCAAAGAGGGCATTGCTGCCTGGGTTCAAATCCCGAGTGGCTACTGGGTTGCCTTCGGCGGCCAGTTTGAACAGCTCGAGTCAGCCACTGAACGGCTCAGTATCGTGATTCCGCTGACCCTCTTTGGTATTTTTATCCTGCTCTTTATGCATTTCCAGCAGGTACGCGATGCGCTGCTGGTGTTTTCCGGTATTCCGCTGGCGCTGACTGGCGGAGTATTTGCCCTGTGGATGCGTGGAATCCCGCTATCCATTTCTGCAGGCGTTGGATTTATTGCGCTGTCAGGAATCGCAGTTTTGAACGGTCTTGTGATGATCACATTTATCAATCGGCTGCGTGAAGTACAGCACCTGCCGCTCACAACCGCCATTCTGCGTGGTTCGCGCGCCCGCCTGCGCCCGGTTCTAATGACAGCACTGGTTGCCTCTCTGGGCTTTGTCCCGATGGCACTTGCGACCGGAACCGGTTCTGAAGTTCAGCGCCCGCTTGCCACCGTTGTCATTGGCGGCATTCTGTCTTCCACGTTTTTGACGCTGCTGGTGCTGCCGGGCCTGTATTATTTCTTTCACCTTCGACGAGAGAATGTGACACCAAAAAAACGTCACTCTGTTGCCAATTAA
- a CDS encoding efflux RND transporter periplasmic adaptor subunit, which yields MKPVRIFLSLLVSSLIAWGIYLFFVTDSKSRLEGEKHLTATEACKGGMRFKAENLTLSFALVERAMPAHFRACLTQDGKALAVNGARLQVKLSRFDKRVDTLDFIPAGTFLQSTASVREPHSFDMSITLQYGGKTFHWNASTHEGRVTLTPAVVNAAGIRIATVGAQTIRTRLTVVGKITANRDTMAPIYARYSGIIQTMHKNLGDEVNKGELLATIESNESLQNYTISSPISGTIVQKYATNGELAQNTRPIYAVANLNNVWADFTLYRKDLPLVKRGMTVIVTPDEGTPETVSTISYIAPLGTEDSQTTLARAILPNTPRLWLPGMYVNGAIIVQEKRVPVAVRLSALQKIGNSEVVFVNSGDEFEATPVITGARDAEWVEVVSGLEAGQRVVETNSFLIKAEIGKEGAGHDHGE from the coding sequence ATGAAGCCTGTAAGAATATTTCTGAGTCTTTTAGTATCAAGTCTTATCGCGTGGGGCATTTACCTCTTTTTTGTCACCGACTCAAAAAGCCGCCTCGAGGGCGAAAAACACCTGACAGCCACAGAGGCATGCAAGGGCGGAATGCGCTTTAAAGCCGAAAACCTGACGCTCAGCTTCGCGCTTGTTGAGCGCGCCATGCCGGCACATTTTCGCGCCTGCCTGACGCAGGACGGAAAAGCGCTGGCGGTTAATGGGGCACGACTTCAAGTGAAGCTTTCACGTTTTGATAAACGCGTTGACACGCTTGACTTCATCCCCGCCGGTACGTTTTTACAAAGCACGGCCTCCGTGCGCGAGCCGCATTCTTTTGATATGAGCATTACCCTGCAATATGGTGGCAAAACATTTCACTGGAACGCCTCTACCCATGAGGGACGCGTAACGCTCACGCCCGCAGTCGTCAATGCTGCCGGCATTCGTATTGCCACAGTTGGGGCGCAAACCATACGCACACGCCTCACGGTCGTTGGAAAAATCACCGCCAATCGTGACACCATGGCACCGATTTACGCGCGCTACTCAGGCATTATCCAGACAATGCATAAAAACCTTGGAGATGAGGTGAACAAAGGGGAACTGCTCGCGACCATTGAAAGCAATGAAAGCCTGCAGAATTACACCATTTCATCCCCCATCTCCGGCACCATCGTGCAGAAATACGCGACCAACGGTGAACTTGCCCAAAACACGCGACCAATTTATGCGGTTGCGAATCTGAACAATGTCTGGGCAGACTTCACGCTCTACCGCAAAGACCTCCCTCTCGTGAAACGAGGTATGACAGTGATTGTGACGCCGGATGAAGGCACGCCGGAAACGGTAAGCACCATCTCCTACATCGCGCCGCTTGGTACGGAAGACAGCCAGACCACGCTCGCGCGCGCCATCCTGCCAAACACTCCGCGCCTGTGGCTGCCTGGCATGTATGTTAACGGCGCCATTATCGTACAGGAGAAGCGGGTGCCGGTTGCCGTGCGTCTTTCAGCCTTACAAAAAATCGGCAACAGTGAGGTTGTGTTCGTAAACAGCGGGGATGAATTTGAAGCGACTCCGGTAATAACCGGCGCGCGTGATGCCGAATGGGTAGAGGTTGTTTCAGGACTTGAAGCCGGACAGCGGGTAGTGGAAACCAATAGTTTCCTCATCAAGGCAGAAATTGGCAAGGAAGGCGCGGGACACGACCACGGAGAGTAA
- a CDS encoding TolC family protein, which yields MRFVTRLTTLLGLLIVFCYSAHAANPLLFREAFAIACRNNPDLQAAIDQAEVMRGLFIQSGLYPNPEVAIMGENFGGSGIYSSYESAETTASVTQPIPLGGRLSYQKKAAHADYEAALAAIEAQKATLYVEVGTAYVDVFYADQWHRVTRKLVRLNQNIVDAIARRVKAGAGAELDLRLAEVRLGDAEIQEQKAARDVKALRAELLRRMGGGMTIDRPLADKGLPEVKLDWSQLLKSIPKSPLMRQMHRQLAARQNIITAVKKSVWPDLNIQLGARHFSDDGENAAVVSAFAKVPVFDRNQGKIHAAHAQFTQTAHEYQSIKLDVQQRAYTLFLAAQQSLYEVDKVTKSLLPLAHKSIKLAQEGYQMGRYSYIELSLAINTLYEEERHYQQAHADYHKSLIQLTGLLGLHPARERT from the coding sequence ATGCGCTTTGTTACCCGCTTGACCACCCTCCTTGGGCTGCTCATTGTTTTTTGTTATTCCGCACATGCGGCGAATCCGCTGCTGTTTCGGGAAGCGTTTGCCATTGCCTGTCGTAACAATCCTGATTTGCAGGCCGCCATCGACCAGGCGGAAGTCATGCGGGGGCTTTTTATCCAGAGCGGGCTTTATCCAAACCCGGAAGTGGCCATCATGGGCGAAAACTTTGGCGGGTCGGGCATTTATTCCAGTTACGAATCCGCAGAAACCACGGCATCTGTCACGCAGCCCATCCCACTTGGAGGCAGGCTTTCCTACCAGAAAAAGGCAGCGCATGCCGACTATGAGGCCGCTCTTGCAGCCATTGAGGCTCAAAAAGCCACCCTCTATGTGGAGGTAGGCACTGCTTATGTCGATGTGTTTTATGCCGACCAGTGGCACCGGGTAACGCGCAAGCTGGTTCGCCTCAATCAAAACATTGTGGATGCCATCGCTCGCCGGGTTAAAGCCGGTGCAGGCGCGGAGCTTGATTTACGCCTTGCTGAAGTGCGTCTTGGCGATGCGGAAATTCAGGAACAAAAAGCCGCAAGAGACGTTAAGGCGCTGCGCGCCGAACTCCTGCGCCGCATGGGTGGCGGTATGACGATAGACAGACCGCTTGCTGACAAGGGACTGCCGGAAGTAAAGCTTGACTGGAGCCAACTGTTAAAAAGTATCCCGAAAAGCCCGCTCATGCGCCAGATGCACCGCCAGCTTGCAGCGCGCCAGAACATCATCACCGCCGTTAAAAAATCAGTGTGGCCGGATTTAAACATTCAACTTGGGGCGCGTCATTTTTCTGATGACGGTGAAAATGCAGCGGTTGTTTCAGCGTTTGCAAAAGTGCCGGTTTTTGATAGAAATCAGGGAAAAATTCACGCGGCACACGCGCAGTTCACCCAGACTGCACATGAATATCAAAGTATAAAACTCGATGTGCAACAACGCGCCTATACCCTCTTTCTGGCGGCACAGCAAAGCCTTTATGAAGTGGATAAAGTCACCAAATCCCTCTTGCCACTGGCGCATAAATCCATAAAACTGGCTCAGGAGGGGTATCAAATGGGACGTTACAGCTATATTGAGCTGTCACTCGCCATTAATACCCTTTATGAAGAGGAGCGCCATTACCAGCAGGCGCATGCCGACTACCATAAATCTCTGATACAACTGACTGGCCTGCTTGGACTTCATCCAGCAAGGGAGCGCACATGA
- a CDS encoding class I SAM-dependent methyltransferase: MALISHRPHASETAAAEARARLCQSNSLNLSLSETLAMVDALEAFELGRFLLANKGLNGYWTAYAILYGKDKEGLSDMEHWLLNCAPSILATRERFGMFQKEILKHLRPGMHVASLPCGLMEDFLGLLPEKLQALEITGIDLDEDALKAAAEIATARGIPHCRFLKRDAWDLQLSEAFHLMTSNGLNIYEPDTARLVALYKEMASALRPGGVLITSYLPQPDDPALPKPLITVEPKDAQKQKALFMDVIQPVWQCFQTEASVREQLQAAGLTVENIVYDSRCLFPMVVARKGA, encoded by the coding sequence ATGGCACTTATCTCCCACCGCCCGCATGCTTCAGAGACGGCAGCCGCAGAAGCCCGGGCGCGGCTCTGCCAGAGCAACAGCCTCAACCTTTCCCTCAGCGAAACGCTGGCGATGGTTGATGCGCTGGAAGCCTTTGAACTTGGGCGTTTTCTGCTTGCCAACAAGGGACTCAATGGATACTGGACTGCCTACGCCATTCTGTACGGAAAAGATAAAGAGGGGCTCTCGGACATGGAGCACTGGCTCCTTAACTGCGCTCCCTCCATCCTCGCGACACGCGAACGTTTTGGGATGTTCCAGAAAGAAATCCTGAAACACCTGCGACCGGGCATGCACGTAGCCTCTCTTCCCTGTGGACTGATGGAGGATTTTCTGGGGCTCTTGCCTGAAAAGCTTCAAGCGCTTGAAATAACAGGAATTGACCTTGATGAAGACGCTTTGAAAGCAGCCGCTGAGATTGCCACTGCCAGAGGCATTCCTCACTGCCGCTTTCTGAAGCGCGATGCATGGGATTTACAGCTTTCAGAAGCATTTCACCTCATGACCAGTAACGGCCTTAATATCTATGAGCCTGACACAGCACGCCTCGTGGCACTGTATAAGGAAATGGCAAGCGCACTTCGCCCCGGAGGCGTGCTGATTACGAGTTACCTGCCACAGCCTGATGACCCGGCGCTTCCAAAGCCGCTTATTACAGTTGAACCAAAGGACGCACAGAAACAAAAAGCCCTGTTCATGGATGTTATTCAACCAGTATGGCAATGTTTCCAGACAGAAGCATCGGTGCGTGAGCAGCTGCAGGCAGCCGGCTTGACCGTTGAAAACATCGTGTATGACAGCCGTTGCCTGTTTCCAATGGTTGTTGCCCGAAAAGGCGCATGA
- a CDS encoding AAA family ATPase: MQTCCRVVLTGGPGGGKTTAADLYRREIGESVVVVPEAATLLYSGGFPRKGANGVRRAAQKAIYHVQTNLEDAQSAYYQSRVLICDRGTIDGAVYWPDASPDFFESLGTSLEKELKRYDAVIFFETAAIGGISIEGGNPIRVESIEEAITLDEKLKRLWSQHPHFVFVPHDPSFIKKINTGLAELAKIVIKHQSEN, translated from the coding sequence ATGCAAACATGCTGTCGAGTTGTTTTAACAGGAGGGCCTGGCGGCGGTAAGACAACGGCTGCTGACCTGTACCGCCGGGAAATCGGGGAGAGTGTTGTCGTGGTACCCGAGGCGGCAACGTTGTTATATTCAGGCGGCTTTCCGCGCAAGGGCGCGAATGGCGTGCGCCGTGCCGCACAAAAAGCCATTTACCATGTTCAAACCAACCTTGAAGATGCTCAGTCTGCCTATTATCAAAGCCGTGTGCTGATATGCGACCGTGGCACCATCGATGGCGCAGTATACTGGCCAGATGCGTCACCTGATTTTTTTGAAAGCCTTGGAACGAGCCTTGAAAAAGAACTGAAGCGCTATGACGCAGTTATCTTTTTTGAAACAGCGGCTATTGGGGGCATTTCAATCGAGGGAGGTAACCCCATTCGTGTGGAATCCATTGAAGAGGCCATTACGCTCGATGAGAAACTTAAGCGTCTGTGGTCACAGCATCCGCATTTTGTTTTTGTTCCCCACGACCCCTCTTTTATCAAAAAAATCAATACAGGACTTGCTGAACTTGCAAAAATTGTCATAAAACATCAGAGTGAAAATTGA
- a CDS encoding heavy metal translocating P-type ATPase: MKINAGAVEVDAFAVIVWNEDMSGRHEIMLSNQSQPPLEWLQEKWQMFVALSALTGIVLHLVMIFLKTASANFPLYIVIVVGGLPVFFQIVIKLFKGNTGADLLAAIALVTAAILQEYLAASLIILMLASGQTLERVARRRASSVLQALVQRMPNKAHRKRGTLLEEVSLENIQIDDEIVIYPHETCPVDGTVIEGNGSMDESYLTGEPYQVAKAPGASVLSGALNGEALLVIKATRLAVDSRFATIVSVLEEAEQKRPSIRRLGDRIGAVFAPVALFFAAAAWYFTGDAVRFLAVLVIATPCPLLIAIPVTIVSAISRAAKQAIVIKDPVVLEELPRCKTAIFDKTGTLTYGKPTLSGIYTVKDYSKEEILYYAGSLERYSKHPLSSAILNAAKLQNIALADAVNVSEKPGQGLEGWINQHTIKVTSRKKLLEVRPQCEALLPPVLRGLECIILIDDEYAATLHFHDAPRVESQSFIGHLMPSHQFNKIMLVSGDRASEVNYLAELIPFTEIYAAQSPEQKLTIVREERKKAPTLFMGDGINDAPALTAATVGIAFGQNSNVTAEAAGAVIMENTLYKVDELLHLSINTRKIATQSAIGGMLLSLIGMAFAAAGFISPVMGAILQEGIDVLAIANALRLAFGESIKIDF, translated from the coding sequence ATGAAGATAAATGCCGGTGCTGTAGAGGTTGATGCATTTGCAGTCATAGTATGGAATGAAGACATGTCCGGGAGACATGAGATTATGCTCAGCAATCAATCACAACCTCCGCTGGAGTGGTTGCAGGAAAAATGGCAAATGTTTGTTGCGCTGAGTGCGCTTACAGGCATCGTGCTGCATCTTGTCATGATTTTTTTAAAGACCGCCTCCGCAAACTTCCCGCTGTATATCGTAATTGTCGTGGGCGGTTTGCCCGTGTTTTTTCAAATTGTAATAAAACTTTTTAAAGGCAATACAGGCGCTGATTTACTTGCGGCGATTGCGCTTGTAACCGCTGCTATTCTTCAGGAATATCTGGCCGCATCGTTGATTATTCTAATGCTTGCAAGCGGACAGACACTTGAGCGCGTGGCCAGACGCCGCGCGTCTTCCGTGTTGCAGGCACTGGTTCAGCGCATGCCGAACAAGGCGCACCGAAAGCGTGGCACACTCCTTGAAGAAGTGTCGCTTGAAAACATTCAAATTGACGATGAAATCGTGATTTACCCCCATGAAACCTGTCCCGTAGATGGTACCGTTATTGAAGGTAATGGTTCGATGGATGAGTCTTATCTTACCGGCGAGCCCTATCAAGTTGCCAAAGCGCCGGGGGCGTCCGTATTATCAGGCGCGCTTAACGGAGAAGCGCTCCTTGTCATTAAAGCGACAAGGCTTGCCGTTGATTCACGCTTTGCGACCATTGTCAGCGTCCTTGAAGAAGCTGAACAAAAACGTCCATCGATTCGCCGGCTGGGTGACCGGATTGGAGCCGTGTTTGCACCCGTGGCGCTCTTCTTTGCAGCCGCTGCCTGGTATTTTACCGGGGATGCGGTTCGTTTTCTTGCTGTACTCGTGATAGCCACACCCTGCCCACTTTTAATCGCGATTCCTGTCACCATTGTCAGTGCCATTTCACGCGCAGCTAAACAGGCGATTGTGATAAAAGACCCGGTGGTTTTAGAAGAGCTGCCGCGCTGTAAAACCGCTATTTTTGATAAAACGGGAACGCTGACCTACGGAAAACCAACGTTAAGCGGCATTTATACCGTCAAAGATTACTCAAAAGAGGAGATTCTCTATTACGCAGGCAGTCTCGAGCGTTATTCAAAACACCCACTGTCGAGTGCCATTCTTAACGCTGCAAAGCTGCAAAACATTGCGCTGGCCGATGCTGTGAATGTCTCTGAAAAACCTGGTCAGGGCCTTGAGGGATGGATTAACCAGCACACAATTAAAGTGACCAGTCGAAAAAAACTGCTTGAAGTGCGGCCACAGTGTGAAGCGTTGCTTCCTCCTGTTTTGCGGGGGTTAGAATGCATCATCCTGATTGATGACGAGTACGCGGCAACCCTGCATTTTCATGATGCCCCACGTGTGGAAAGCCAGTCGTTTATCGGGCACTTAATGCCCTCTCATCAGTTTAATAAAATCATGCTGGTGTCGGGCGATCGCGCCTCAGAAGTGAATTATCTTGCTGAATTGATTCCTTTTACGGAAATTTATGCCGCTCAAAGTCCTGAGCAAAAATTAACGATTGTGCGCGAAGAAAGAAAAAAAGCACCAACATTGTTTATGGGCGATGGCATTAACGACGCACCGGCATTAACAGCGGCTACAGTGGGCATTGCCTTTGGGCAAAACAGCAATGTTACGGCTGAGGCCGCAGGTGCTGTTATTATGGAAAATACCCTTTATAAGGTTGATGAATTACTCCACTTAAGCATCAATACACGAAAAATTGCGACCCAAAGCGCGATTGGGGGAATGCTTTTGAGCCTCATCGGCATGGCGTTCGCGGCGGCAGGCTTTATCAGCCCGGTTATGGGGGCGATTCTTCAGGAAGGCATCGATGTTCTCGCCATTGCCAATGCATTGCGCCTTGCTTTTGGCGAGAGTATTAAAATTGATTTTTAA